A single Lactuca sativa cultivar Salinas chromosome 8, Lsat_Salinas_v11, whole genome shotgun sequence DNA region contains:
- the LOC128127695 gene encoding uncharacterized protein LOC128127695, with translation MDVRMLINVIKCSGGRAVKVFVVVDEVEEVNGGGEIGNQLVGNLCSYKGSNDPIDITELQSNSDRDELGDEVKAKFPDNLFHGMPPVPAWPVNINEDIPTQMVDMNLQKIQCESIFKNKELLKRCIGKKCLREGFQTRTSRSTKSKYEAVDFEYEEVWKVVKDKQYFM, from the exons atggatgttagaatgttgataaacgtaatcaaatgtagtggaggaagggctgtgaaagtgtttgtggtggttgatgaagttgaggaggttaatgggggtggtgaaattggaaaccagcttgttggtaatttatgcagttataaagggagcaacgatccgatag atataaccgagctacaaagcaattccgatagagatgagttgggtgatgaagttaaagctaagtttcccgataacctttttcacggtatgccccctgtaccagcatggccagttaatattaatgaagatatcccaacacagatggtagacatgaatcttcaaaagattcaatgtgagagtatatttaagaacaaagaacttttaaagcggtgtattggtaaaaaatgtcttcgagaaggtttccagacgaggacaagtagatccaccaaatcaaaGTATGAAGCTGT AGACTTcgaatatgaggaagtttggaaggttgttaaAGATAAACAGTATTTCATGTAG
- the LOC111884815 gene encoding uncharacterized protein LOC111884815: protein MPPNFFVSHALEEGQDWRAFMAGIATYPNFMVAWWDVDTVLLPIHSSPNHWLFGELRLASMEVHIYDSLGRGAYEKFKSEGIFSKFERRVANYLDKIKYWARRNIPRIPLNMQFIYEENVPQQSSHLGDCGVFVCMFMEQLVSGQPIRVLIDPKNAALEFRLRMAKITWGSSLGRM, encoded by the exons atgcctccaaatttttttgtttctcatgctttggaagaaggacaggactggagggcgtttatggctggtattgctacgtaccccaacttcatggttgcttggtgggatgttgatacg gtcttattgccgattcattcatcccctaatcattggctatttggggaactacgattagcgtcaatggaagtgcatatttatgacagtcttggtagaggggcttatgaaaaattcaaatctgaaggaatcttttccaaatttgaacgtcgggtggcaaattatttggacaagattaagtattgggcccggaggaacatcccaaggattccattgaatatgcaattcatttatgaagaaaatgttccccaacaaagtagtcatttgggagattgcggtgtttttgtttgtatgtttatggagcaattGGTTTCAGGTCAACCAATACGTGTTCTTATTGACCCAAAGAACGCAGCTTTAGAGTTCCGTCTACGGATGGCAAAAATTACTTGGGGGTCTAGTCTTGGTCGtatgtag